aatttcttcGCCCACCGTTACCATACGAATGATCAGCATTCTTCTCGTGTTTTTCATGAAGTAGAGCGCATATCATCAAGTTGTCTCTATGTAAAGTCGCGAGCTTTCGGAGTTGACCTTTAGCCACTTCCGTTCTCGACGCGATGATGTCGAAGCCGTCGTCCAGTTTATCCAAGTCGGTGCTAATGTTCGCTACCATCTCCAGTAGCAGAGCATTCCGCCGGGCTTCCAAAGCGAAC
The Neodiprion lecontei isolate iyNeoLeco1 chromosome 3, iyNeoLeco1.1, whole genome shotgun sequence DNA segment above includes these coding regions:
- the LOC107223361 gene encoding uncharacterized protein LOC107223361 is translated as MTTGFQKSLLGLSVFMTIVLVAVLTSKKFALEARRNALLLEMVANISTDLDKLDDGFDIIASRTEVAKGQLRKLATLHRDNLMICALLHEKHEKNADHSYAADLHTLGSITKPWKDQLPSKKR